One genomic window of Pseudomonas sp. LFM046 includes the following:
- a CDS encoding gluconokinase — MYQPINAVVIMGVAGSGKSAVARALELRSGTRLIEGDAFHPDRNIQKMSTGQPLTDKDRATWLRALEKQLQQAYAAGEHPILTCSALKRCYRDGLREAIPALGFAYLQLSPEAAAERMARRRGHFMPSSLLDSQFADLEPPVDEPLTLILDGTQSVEALANAIHRWWQQHAPA; from the coding sequence ATGTACCAGCCGATCAATGCAGTGGTGATCATGGGAGTCGCCGGCAGCGGCAAATCCGCTGTGGCGCGGGCCTTGGAGTTGCGCAGCGGGACGCGGCTGATCGAAGGCGATGCGTTCCACCCCGACCGCAATATCCAGAAGATGAGCACCGGCCAGCCCCTTACCGACAAGGACCGCGCCACCTGGCTGCGCGCCCTGGAGAAACAGCTGCAACAAGCCTATGCCGCCGGCGAACACCCGATCCTCACCTGCTCGGCCCTCAAGCGCTGCTACCGGGACGGCCTGCGGGAAGCCATTCCCGCGCTGGGTTTCGCCTACCTGCAACTCTCCCCGGAAGCCGCCGCCGAGCGGATGGCCCGGCGCCGCGGGCACTTCATGCCGTCCAGCCTGCTGGACAGCCAGTTCGCCGACCTGGAACCGCCTGTGGACGAGCCCCTGACCCTGATCCTCGACGGCACCCAGTCAGTCGAGGCCCTGGCCAACGCCATCCACCGGTGGTGGCAGCAGCACGCGCCGGCCTGA
- a CDS encoding TetR/AcrR family transcriptional regulator, giving the protein MLETASAHRSRYLENRHLALALFAEQGYGQVSMRDLAAQMGIKAGSIYHHVESKEAMLFEFIEELYERLLDNAVLIARRHKEPAACLAALIDAHLALHEPMGLHFRLAELEARCLSGERLEQARALRLAYEETLLEPLQRLADQPMDAAGRGAVASIVSLLNQLPTWLDASGLAADQGRELMTRMILGTVRGALHLP; this is encoded by the coding sequence ATGCTCGAAACCGCTTCCGCCCACCGTTCCCGCTACCTGGAAAATCGCCACTTGGCGCTGGCCCTGTTTGCCGAGCAGGGGTATGGCCAGGTGAGCATGCGTGATCTCGCCGCGCAGATGGGCATCAAGGCCGGCTCCATCTATCACCATGTGGAGAGCAAGGAAGCGATGCTCTTCGAGTTCATCGAAGAGCTCTACGAACGCCTGCTGGACAACGCGGTCCTGATCGCCCGCCGCCACAAAGAGCCCGCCGCGTGCCTGGCCGCGCTGATCGATGCCCACTTGGCCCTGCATGAACCCATGGGCCTGCATTTCCGCCTGGCGGAACTGGAAGCCCGTTGCCTGTCCGGTGAACGCCTCGAACAAGCCCGCGCCCTGCGCCTGGCCTACGAGGAAACCCTGCTGGAGCCGCTGCAAAGACTGGCTGATCAGCCCATGGATGCCGCTGGTCGCGGGGCGGTGGCCAGCATCGTCTCGCTGCTCAATCAGCTGCCGACCTGGCTGGATGCCAGCGGACTGGCGGCCGACCAGGGACGGGAACTGATGACCCGGATGATCCTGGGCACCGTGCGCGGGGCATTGCACTTGCCTTGA
- a CDS encoding biotin-dependent carboxyltransferase family protein gives MSLVIDSSTPFILLQDKGRFGCRHLGVTQGGALDWVSMGWANWLLGNDLDAAVVEIGLGAFSLTCQRDGTLAIAGADLGATLDGQPLSAWGAFKVRSGQRLAFAHPRQGARAYLAAPGGFPGERQLGSLACVAREELGGLHADGKALAVGDQLHWHGETGQIRNMPRAQTPDFNGDARLELILGAQIGDFSGQSLFDAFNSQWTVDTRADRMGVRLLGPKLECKRQSMISEGIALGAVQVPPDGQPIALLNDRQTIGGYPRLGALTPLAVARLAQCLPGTSLCLVPTVQEAAHREHRKALAGWWAA, from the coding sequence TTCAGGACAAGGGTCGCTTCGGCTGCCGCCATCTGGGCGTGACCCAGGGCGGTGCGCTGGATTGGGTGTCCATGGGCTGGGCCAACTGGCTGCTGGGCAACGACCTGGACGCCGCCGTGGTGGAAATCGGACTCGGCGCCTTCAGCCTCACCTGCCAGCGCGACGGTACCCTCGCCATCGCTGGCGCCGACCTCGGCGCCACCCTCGACGGCCAGCCCCTGTCGGCCTGGGGCGCCTTCAAGGTGCGCAGCGGGCAACGCCTGGCTTTCGCCCATCCCCGCCAAGGCGCCCGTGCCTACCTGGCAGCGCCGGGTGGTTTCCCGGGTGAGCGCCAGTTGGGCAGCCTTGCTTGCGTGGCCCGCGAAGAGCTGGGTGGCCTGCATGCCGACGGCAAGGCCCTGGCCGTGGGCGACCAGTTGCACTGGCATGGCGAAACCGGGCAGATACGAAACATGCCGCGCGCGCAGACGCCCGACTTCAATGGCGACGCCCGGCTGGAGCTGATCCTCGGCGCGCAGATCGGTGACTTCTCCGGCCAGAGCCTGTTCGATGCCTTCAACAGCCAGTGGACAGTGGACACCCGCGCCGACCGCATGGGCGTGCGCCTGCTCGGGCCGAAACTCGAGTGCAAACGTCAGTCGATGATCTCCGAAGGGATTGCCCTGGGCGCCGTGCAAGTCCCGCCGGACGGTCAGCCCATCGCGCTGCTCAACGACCGCCAGACCATCGGCGGCTACCCCCGCCTCGGCGCCCTCACCCCACTGGCCGTGGCCCGCCTGGCGCAATGTCTGCCCGGCACGTCGCTGTGCCTGGTGCCAACCGTGCAGGAGGCAGCCCATCGGGAACACCGGAAGGCCTTGGCCGGGTGGTGGGCTGCCTGA
- a CDS encoding rRNA pseudouridine synthase, translating to MTDPIRLSKRVIELTGCSRREAELYIEGGWVTVDGEVVEQPQFKVAEQTVALLPGATPDLLEPMTLLLNQPAGLTFDEAQRVLTPESRWADDRAEVRLLRGHFARLTTALPLQAGASGLLVLTQDWRALRKLNEDASKLEQEYVVEVAGTMVDNGLDKLKRGIRVKNGELPPVKASWQNETHLRFALKNPRAGLIAKLCEAVGLKVVGMKRIRIGGVPMGKVPVGQWRYLGQSERF from the coding sequence ATGACCGACCCCATCCGCTTGTCCAAACGCGTTATCGAACTCACCGGCTGCTCCCGCCGGGAAGCGGAACTCTATATCGAGGGCGGCTGGGTCACGGTGGATGGCGAGGTGGTGGAGCAGCCGCAGTTCAAGGTGGCGGAACAGACCGTGGCCCTGCTGCCCGGCGCCACCCCCGATTTGCTGGAGCCGATGACGCTTCTGCTCAACCAGCCCGCCGGCCTGACCTTCGACGAGGCCCAGCGCGTGCTGACCCCGGAGAGCCGCTGGGCGGACGACCGCGCCGAGGTCCGCCTGCTCCGGGGGCACTTCGCCCGGCTCACCACCGCCCTGCCCCTGCAAGCCGGCGCCAGCGGCCTGCTGGTACTGACTCAGGACTGGCGCGCCCTGCGCAAGCTGAACGAGGACGCCAGCAAGCTCGAACAGGAGTACGTGGTGGAGGTGGCCGGAACCATGGTCGATAACGGGCTGGACAAGCTCAAGCGCGGCATCCGCGTCAAAAACGGCGAGCTGCCCCCGGTCAAGGCCAGTTGGCAGAACGAAACCCACCTGCGCTTCGCCCTCAAGAACCCCCGCGCCGGCTTGATCGCCAAGCTCTGCGAGGCCGTCGGCCTGAAGGTGGTGGGCATGAAGCGCATCCGCATCGGCGGCGTGCCCATGGGCAAGGTGCCCGTCGGGCAGTGGCGCTACCTGGGGCAATCGGAGCGGTTCTGA
- a CDS encoding RES family NAD+ phosphorylase, with translation MTDERLLERIPEWNKAYRLVNSAFPPISVFEDTLDPDDLEIAYAIEAMTNDRLRDQVGEISRVAPEDRVSGSGATVVMAVFTHIGRASRFSDGSFGVYYCANSIDAAIAETRYHQERFWRATQEASIEITMRSYVNKVVHPMVDVRDRADLHDPDSTNYGPSQAFAGQHRNAGKWGLLYNSVRLPGHECVAAFRPPAVSLPVQGQHFRYIWDGRTQSISCVLKLSPVG, from the coding sequence ATGACCGACGAGCGCCTGCTGGAACGGATTCCCGAATGGAACAAGGCCTATCGCCTGGTCAACAGCGCCTTCCCGCCGATCTCCGTATTCGAAGACACCCTCGACCCCGACGACCTGGAAATCGCCTACGCCATCGAGGCCATGACCAATGACCGCCTGCGCGACCAGGTGGGCGAGATCAGCCGTGTCGCCCCGGAGGACCGCGTCAGCGGCTCCGGGGCCACGGTGGTGATGGCGGTGTTCACCCACATCGGACGCGCCAGTCGTTTTTCCGATGGTTCCTTCGGCGTCTACTACTGCGCCAACTCCATCGACGCCGCCATCGCCGAAACCCGCTACCACCAGGAGCGCTTCTGGCGCGCCACTCAGGAGGCGAGCATCGAGATCACCATGCGTTCCTATGTGAACAAGGTGGTCCACCCGATGGTGGATGTGCGCGACCGAGCCGACCTGCATGACCCGGACTCGACCAACTACGGCCCTAGCCAGGCGTTCGCCGGCCAGCACCGTAATGCCGGCAAATGGGGGTTGCTGTACAACAGCGTGCGCCTGCCGGGCCATGAGTGCGTGGCGGCGTTTCGCCCGCCGGCGGTCAGCCTGCCGGTGCAGGGGCAGCACTTCCGCTACATCTGGGATGGCCGGACCCAGAGCATTTCCTGCGTGCTGAAGCTGAGCCCCGTAGGTTAG
- a CDS encoding MbcA/ParS/Xre antitoxin family protein — protein MNIPASHASPDVQSGEAGRVALKFFFNLMDKWGCTKEQQRTLLGSIGNTTYFSYKKLPSVRLPHDTLERISYLMGIHKSLRILFSNHEERAYEWVHKPNSAAPFNGRSALEYMLGGQVVDVADVRRYLDGVRG, from the coding sequence ATGAACATTCCCGCCAGCCATGCCAGCCCGGACGTACAGAGCGGCGAAGCCGGCCGCGTCGCCCTGAAGTTCTTCTTCAACCTGATGGACAAGTGGGGCTGCACCAAGGAGCAGCAGCGCACGTTGCTCGGCTCCATCGGCAACACCACCTATTTCAGCTACAAGAAGCTGCCCAGCGTGCGTTTGCCCCATGACACCCTGGAACGCATTTCCTACCTGATGGGCATCCACAAGTCCTTGCGCATCCTCTTCAGCAACCACGAGGAACGCGCCTATGAGTGGGTGCACAAACCCAACAGTGCCGCGCCGTTCAACGGGCGCAGCGCGCTGGAGTACATGCTCGGTGGCCAGGTGGTGGATGTGGCCGATGTGCGTCGTTACCTCGACGGAGTGCGTGGCTGA
- a CDS encoding YbdK family carboxylate-amine ligase — protein sequence MPNPPLAPSFGVEETFFLVDRRSRNLPPQLPEGLLQAGRAAFDGGFSQEMFQSLVHLDMAQPNLVEMAEARASLLERRTRLAAIADDHHLAPVCVGSHPFADWHVQMPSVDPHYQSFFEDHRMIAHRSLACGMRVQVVVPENVDRILVMNRVLDWLPLLLALSTSSPLWAGRPTGLMSYRQALCAEWPHKGIPEHFPDEPSFTAYVQWLMASGSIRRESDLSWRIRPSPRFPALELLGIDACPSVEDALCVASLFRALVAWSMDQTADEPQDPLLQRLILKENHWRAMRFGIHGLYLDASGEASLSAGAWLARAHACFGELAEAEGDGLAFTRGRHILRYGSSADRQLQRYRESLQAGLPRQQALVAVVDELIAETCGG from the coding sequence ATGCCCAACCCTCCACTCGCGCCCAGTTTCGGAGTCGAGGAAACCTTTTTCCTGGTAGACAGGCGCAGCCGCAATCTGCCACCGCAGCTGCCCGAAGGTCTCCTTCAAGCGGGACGGGCAGCGTTCGACGGTGGGTTCAGTCAGGAAATGTTCCAGAGCCTGGTGCACCTGGACATGGCACAACCCAACCTGGTGGAAATGGCGGAAGCGCGAGCCAGCCTGCTCGAACGGCGTACCCGCCTGGCGGCCATCGCGGACGATCATCATCTGGCGCCGGTCTGTGTCGGTTCCCACCCCTTCGCCGACTGGCACGTGCAGATGCCGTCGGTTGACCCGCACTACCAATCATTCTTCGAAGACCATCGGATGATCGCCCACCGCAGCCTGGCCTGCGGCATGCGCGTCCAGGTGGTCGTGCCTGAGAACGTCGACCGCATCCTGGTGATGAACCGGGTGCTGGACTGGCTGCCCCTGCTGCTGGCCCTGAGTACCTCATCGCCCTTGTGGGCTGGGCGCCCCACCGGGCTGATGAGCTATCGCCAGGCGCTCTGTGCGGAATGGCCGCACAAGGGCATTCCCGAACACTTCCCGGACGAACCGTCGTTCACCGCCTACGTGCAGTGGCTGATGGCGTCAGGGTCGATCCGTCGCGAGAGCGATCTCAGCTGGCGCATCCGCCCTTCCCCGCGCTTTCCAGCCCTGGAGTTGCTCGGCATCGACGCCTGCCCATCGGTGGAAGACGCCCTGTGTGTGGCCTCCCTGTTCCGCGCCCTCGTCGCCTGGTCCATGGACCAGACGGCGGATGAGCCGCAGGACCCTCTGCTGCAACGCTTGATACTGAAGGAGAACCACTGGCGCGCCATGCGCTTCGGAATCCACGGCCTGTACCTCGACGCCTCGGGCGAGGCCAGCCTGTCGGCCGGCGCCTGGCTGGCACGGGCCCATGCCTGCTTTGGTGAGTTGGCCGAGGCCGAAGGTGACGGCCTGGCCTTCACCCGTGGTCGCCACATATTGCGCTACGGCAGCAGTGCCGACCGGCAATTACAGCGTTATCGGGAAAGCCTGCAGGCCGGCCTGCCCCGGCAGCAGGCCCTGGTGGCGGTCGTGGATGAGCTGATCGCGGAAACCTGTGGCGGCTGA